One Helianthus annuus cultivar XRQ/B chromosome 12, HanXRQr2.0-SUNRISE, whole genome shotgun sequence genomic region harbors:
- the LOC110894624 gene encoding protein BASIC PENTACYSTEINE2 gives MDDDGLNMRNWGYYEPPSFKEHLGLQLMSPMVDHRDPKPFLSARENPIMVNPNVSTYHHPHTRVVSEPPGPMNYMRDGWIQRERLLHMSHPIHMVPPLDMCKDPVLNNNNNMSVEDNVVVSKDIGGSGDGDGGGDCGGINGGNDGGPVKKRGSTTATPKSSRSKKQKKNPSTPKDRAKTIKRGVDVVINGIDMDISGIPIPVCTCTGSPQQCYRWGFGGWQSACCTTTISMYPLPMSTKRRGARIAGRKMSQGAFKKVLEKLASEGYNFANAIDLRTYWAKHGTNKFVTIR, from the coding sequence ATGGATGATGATGGATTGAATATGCGAAATTGGGGATATTATGAGCCTCCTTCATTCAAGGAACATCTTGGGCTGCAACTGATGTCTCCAATGGTGGATCATAGGGACCCGAAACCGTTTCTTTCGGCACGAGAAAACCCGATTATGGTTAACCCGAATGTATCGACTTACCACCATCCTCACACCCGGGTGGTCTCCGAGCCGCCTGGACCGATGAACTATATGCGAGACGGTTGGATACAAAGAGAAAGACTCCTTCATATGTCGCACCCGATCCACATGGTGCCACCGCTTGATATGTGTAAAGATCCTgtgttgaataataataataatatgagtgTAGAGGACAATGTGGTTGTTAGTAAAGACATTGGCGGTAGTGGCGACGGGGATGGTGGCGGAGATTGCGGTGGAATCAATGGCGGAAATGATGGTGGTCCTGTTAAGAAAAGAGGATCAACAACCGCCACCCCGAAAAGTTCGAGATCGAAGAAACAGAAGAAAAACCCTTCGACGCCAAAAGACCGTGCGAAAACAATCAAAAGGGGTGTCGACGTTGTGATTAACGGGATCGATATGGACATTTCCGGAATCCCGATTCCTGTTTGCACGTGTACAGGGTCTCCACAACAATGTTACCGATGGGGGTTCGGTGGTTGGCAGTCGGCGTGTTGCACCACCACAATATCAATGTACCCACTTCCGATGAGTACTAAACGTCGCGGCGCGAGAATTGCAGGACGGAAGATGAGTCAGGGTGCTTTCAAGAAGGTTCTAGAGAAACTAGCATCTGAAGGATACAATTTTGCTAATGCAATTGATTTGAGAACTTACTGGGCTAAACATGGTACCAACAAGTTTGTCACCATCAGGTAG
- the LOC110894623 gene encoding putative clathrin assembly protein At1g25240, translating to MERASDALKDTISLFLVNVTPCLAYRNPDIEVAVIKATSHDNSHIDYQSAQRIFAWIRVSGHYVHPVMSALSTRMERTHNWTVALKGLMLLHGITSCKVSTVQKIGKLPFDLSNFKDRNPNLYHYEAFIRAYYRYLDIKTSFMQRHSREEKKGSIRDGIKQKTKQVSMMQDLVWLQDLQDLLDMLLEIKPQSEKMMNVLVLEAMDCIMIEIFDIYSRICKGIAEVLMRAYSIGKPKAQMAFSILQKSAVQAENLSQYIDFCKEFGVDKASECPKIAHINEHDIRALEQVLNRK from the coding sequence ATGGAAAGGGCTTCCGATGCGTTAAAAGACACAATTAGTCTTTTCTTAGTGAATGTGACTCCTTGTTTAGCGTATCGGAATCCCGACATTGAGGTTGCTGTCATAAAAGCCACCAGCCACGATAACTCCCACATCGATTACCAAAGCGCTCAACGCATATTTGCATGGATTCGTGTTTCAGGTCATTATGTCCATCCAGTCATGTCAGCCCTTTCTACAAGGATGGAAAGGACCCACAACTGGACGGTGGCATTAAAAGGCCTCATGCTTTTGCATGGGATCACCAGTTGCAAAGTCTCCACGGTTCAAAAGATTGGCAAATTACCATTCGATCTCTCGAATTTCAAAGACCGAAACCCTAATTTGTATCACTACGAGGCGTTCATTCGAGCTTACTACAGATATCTCGATATAAAAACGTCTTTTATGCAACGACATTCACGGGAAGAGAAAAAAGGAAGTATCCGAGACGGAATCAAACAGAAGACGAAACAAGTGTCTATGATGCAAGATCTTGTATGGTTACAAGATCTCCAAGATTTGCTGGATATGTTACTTGAGATCAAACCACAATCAGAGAAGATGATGAATGTGTTGGTTCTTGAAGCAATGGATTGCATTATGATCGAGATATTCGATATTTATAGTCGGATTTGCAAGGGCATCGCGGAGGTTCTCATGAGGGCATATTCCATCGGAAAACCTAAAGCGCAAATGGCATTCTCGATTCTTCAGAAATCAGCCGTTCAAGCCGAGAATCTATCGCAGTACATCGATTTTTGCAAAGAGTTCGGGGTTGACAAAGCATCGGAATGCCCCAAAATCGCGCACATCAATGAACACGATATTCGCGCACTTGAGCAGGTACTAAACAGGAAATAA